One Diospyros lotus cultivar Yz01 chromosome 1, ASM1463336v1, whole genome shotgun sequence genomic window carries:
- the LOC127799772 gene encoding uncharacterized protein LOC127799772, with protein MPSGDRSFERFVEMMMSSMNRSETSTIYWLKMYRDLCPLSFKSDPEVDPSMGEYWMEQTEKLLEHLECPEEHWVRCATFMLKEEAAIWWKSMSGVLRTRNTVQENGDVRVTPITWEQFKTAFNDKYFLDYWRKVKKQEFLKLSQTDDMFVVQYEAKFSKLIKYVPMYTTDDFEKAHKFFQGLRKEVKQVLYAWNIRTFEDVMWSIRPLPSRGT; from the coding sequence ATGCCAAGTGGTGACAGGTCATTTGAAAGGTTTGTTGAAATGATGATGAGTTCAATGAACAGATCAGAAACCTCTACCATATATTGGctgaagatgtatcgagatttATGTCCGCTAAGTTTTAAGAGTGACCCGGAAGTGGACCCAAGCATGGGAGAATATTGGATGGAGCAAACAGAAAAGCTGCTAGAACACTTAGAATGCCCTGAAGAGCACTGGGTAAGATGTGCAACATTTATGTTAAAAGAAGAAGCAGCTATTTGGTGGAAGTCTATGTCAGGAGTCTTAAGGACTCGAAATACTGTTCAAGAAAATGGAGATGTACGGGTGACACCTATTACTTGGGAGCAATTTAAGACTGCATTTAATGATAAATACTTTCTCGACTACTGGAGAAAGGTGAAAAAGCAAGAGTTCTTGAAGTTGTCTCAGACAGATGATATGTTCGTGGTACAGTACGAAGCCAAGTTTTCCAAGTTGATAAAATATGTGCCCATGTACACCACTGACGATTTTGAGAAGGCCCATAAGTTTTTCCAAGGACTCAGAAAAGAAGTTAAGCAAGTTCTGTACGCATGGAACATTCGCACATTTGAGGATGTGATGTGGTCGATAAGGCCATTACCGTCGAGAGGAACATGA